A genomic region of Eucalyptus grandis isolate ANBG69807.140 chromosome 5, ASM1654582v1, whole genome shotgun sequence contains the following coding sequences:
- the LOC104430945 gene encoding LOW QUALITY PROTEIN: chalcone synthase-like (The sequence of the model RefSeq protein was modified relative to this genomic sequence to represent the inferred CDS: inserted 1 base in 1 codon), with protein sequence MGAVEKIRENQRAKGPATILAIGTANPANCVYQAEYPHYYFRMMKSEHMTALKQKFIRICDKSMIHKRYMHLTEELMEKHPEICSYDDPSLNPRQDIIIDTIPTLGEEAALKAIKEWGQPKSKITHIVFCSTSGVDMPGADYQLMRLLGLSPSVKRVMLYHQGCFAGGTVLRVAKDLAENNAGARVLVVCSEITVTTFRGPSAENLANLVGQAIFGDGAAALIIGSDPEIPAERPIFQLVWTAETVLPNSEGAIEGQLRDVGLTFXVIRQVPHLIANHIEKSLKEAFDSLGISDWNSIFWVPHPGGPAILNQIEAKLGLKKERLRAVRHVLREYGNMSSACVSFILDEMRRKSAEEGLATPGEGLEWGVLFGFGPGLTVETVVLHSVPTVTRG encoded by the exons ATGGGTGCCGTCGAGAAGATCCGCGAGAACCAGCGGGCCAAGGGGCCGGCGACCATCCTCGCTATTGGGACGGCGAATCCGGCGAACTGTGTGTACCAGGCCGAGTACCCACACTACTACTTCCGCATGATGAAGAGCGAGCACATGACGGCCCTCAAGCAGAAGTTCATCCGCATAT GTGACAAGTCAATGATCCACAAGCGTTACATGCACTTGACCGAGGAGCTCATGGAGAAACACCCCGAGATCTGCTCGTACGACGACCCTTCGCTCAACCCACGCCAGGACATAATCATCGACACCATCCCAACGctcggcgaggaggcggcgttGAAGGCCATCAAGGAATGGGGCCAACCCAAGTCCAAGATCACCCACATAGTCTTCTGCTCCACCTCCGGCGTCGACATGCCTGGCGCCGACTACCAGCTCATGCGCCTTCTCGGCCTCAGCCCCTCCGTCAAGCGGGTCATGCTCTACCACCAGGGCTGCTTTGCTGGTGGCACCGTCCTCCGTGTTGCGAAGGACCTTGCCGAGAACAATGCCGGTGCTCGCGTCCTCGTCGTCTGCTCTGAGATCACTGTCACCACCTTCCGAGGCCCGTCTGCTGAGAACCTTGCCAACCTTGTCGGCCAGGCCATCTTTGGGGACGGAGCGGCTGCGCTCATCATAGGGTCCGACCCAGAGATCCCTGCTGAGCGGCCCATATTCCAACTCGTGTGGACTGCGGAGACCGTTTTGCCAAACTCCGAGGGCGCCATCGAGGGTCAACTACGCGACGTTGGCCTCACCT GGGTTATCCGACAGGTCCCCCATTTGATCGCAAACCACATCGAGAAGAGCTTGAAAGAGGCATTCGATTCGCTCGGCATAAGTGACTGGAACTCCATCTTTTGGGTGCCTCATCCAGGTGGCCCGGCCATACTCAATCAAATCGAGGCCAAGCTGGGATTGAAAAAGGAGAGGCTCCGAGCCGTGAGGCACGTCCTCAGAGAGTACGGCAACATGTCGAGCGCGTGCGTCTCGTTCATCCTCGATGAGATGCGAAGGAAGTCGGCGGAGGAAGGGCTTGCGACCCCCGGCGAGGGGTTGGAGTGGGGCGTCCTCTTCGGTTTTGGGCCAGGCCTCACGGTGGAGACGGTGGTTCTTCACAGTGTGCCAACAGTGACCCGTGGGTGA